The Paenibacillus sp. FSL R7-0204 genome includes a region encoding these proteins:
- the opp4A gene encoding oligopeptide ABC transporter substrate-binding protein codes for MSNRLIGRLMLPLALLVALSACNGPGPAVENVVARLSQTADEPIRGGTVTFGYPSAFQGILEPAFFEGEDDSNVLEFTTEAMFTVKDDLSTAPNIASWQESEDHTVFTFTIKPGVRWHNGDELTVEDWKFALETIASPEYTGSRYYSVEMIKGAEAYHQGQAKEITGLKVMDPYTLRITMNSARVNVIDNLWAYPMNKRYFEGVAVKDMMDSDQVRKQPIGTGPFMVTSIVPGQTVEMKRFDNYYKGGALLDGITYKVIDSKDITALLEAGTVDMAALPRDAYEAAEQLDNVEIRVTPGMTFEYIGFKFGHWDEADGQVVMDNPKFQDKSLRKAMYYALDRQGILDKYSYGLGTLIETPIPSSSWAKIPDEEIDTYPYSPEKAGQLLDEAGYLDMDGDGLREDPGGKKLVVHYDAMSGSKTAEARTAAILQNWRDVGLDVRLSGGSLKELNTFYEAVESDDPAVELFNGVWGLASDPDPSGLWRATDSWNYPRWTSKRSEDLIREGVSLKAYDKDFRKEIYYEWQKLINDEVPMIFFAERSDITAVNKRLQGVTMNALSNIIDPQSWWIKDTE; via the coding sequence ATGTCAAACCGACTCATCGGCAGACTGATGCTACCGCTTGCGCTCTTGGTGGCATTGTCGGCATGCAATGGGCCAGGCCCGGCCGTCGAGAATGTTGTGGCGCGCCTAAGCCAAACAGCCGATGAACCCATTAGAGGCGGGACTGTAACCTTCGGCTACCCGTCCGCTTTTCAAGGTATCCTTGAACCGGCATTCTTTGAAGGAGAAGATGATTCCAATGTGCTGGAGTTCACCACTGAGGCTATGTTCACCGTGAAAGATGATTTGTCCACCGCCCCTAATATTGCCAGCTGGCAGGAGTCCGAGGATCATACGGTGTTCACATTCACCATTAAGCCCGGGGTCCGCTGGCATAACGGGGATGAGCTGACGGTTGAGGATTGGAAATTTGCCCTGGAGACTATCGCCAGCCCGGAGTATACGGGTTCCAGATACTATAGCGTTGAGATGATCAAGGGAGCAGAAGCTTACCACCAGGGCCAGGCGAAGGAAATCACAGGGCTTAAGGTGATGGACCCGTATACGCTGCGCATTACAATGAATTCAGCACGGGTGAACGTGATTGATAATCTGTGGGCCTACCCGATGAACAAGCGGTACTTCGAGGGAGTGGCAGTTAAGGACATGATGGACAGCGATCAGGTGCGCAAGCAGCCAATTGGCACGGGTCCGTTCATGGTAACCAGTATTGTGCCGGGCCAGACGGTGGAAATGAAACGGTTCGATAATTATTACAAGGGCGGCGCGCTTCTGGATGGGATTACTTATAAGGTGATCGACAGCAAGGATATTACCGCTCTGCTTGAAGCAGGAACTGTCGATATGGCGGCATTGCCGCGTGATGCCTATGAGGCTGCTGAACAATTAGATAATGTAGAAATTAGGGTCACACCGGGAATGACGTTTGAATATATCGGGTTCAAGTTTGGACACTGGGATGAGGCAGACGGTCAGGTGGTGATGGATAATCCCAAGTTTCAGGATAAAAGCCTGCGTAAGGCAATGTATTATGCACTTGACCGGCAAGGGATTCTAGATAAATATTCCTATGGCCTGGGGACGCTTATCGAGACGCCTATTCCAAGTTCCAGCTGGGCCAAGATCCCGGATGAGGAGATAGACACCTACCCCTATTCTCCTGAAAAGGCCGGGCAGCTGCTGGATGAGGCCGGGTATTTGGATATGGACGGGGATGGACTCCGCGAAGATCCGGGCGGCAAGAAGCTCGTCGTTCACTATGATGCGATGAGCGGCAGCAAAACGGCTGAGGCACGGACGGCAGCCATTCTCCAGAATTGGCGTGATGTCGGGCTGGATGTGCGGCTCAGCGGAGGAAGCCTGAAGGAGCTGAATACCTTTTATGAAGCGGTGGAGTCGGATGATCCGGCAGTGGAGCTGTTCAACGGCGTGTGGGGACTGGCCAGCGACCCTGATCCTTCGGGCTTATGGCGGGCTACGGATTCGTGGAATTATCCCCGGTGGACGTCGAAGCGCAGTGAGGACCTGATCCGGGAAGGAGTCAGCCTGAAGGCGTACGATAAGGATTTCCGCAAGGAGATTTATTATGAATGGCAGAAGCTGATCAATGATGAGGTTCCGATGATCTTTTTCGCTGAACGCTCGGACATTACTGCGGTGAATAAGCGCCTGCAAGGGGTAACAATGAACGCTTTAAGCAATATCATTGATCCGCAGAGCTGGTGGATTAAGGATACTGAATAA
- a CDS encoding MazG-like family protein, with amino-acid sequence MPKDLDVAKRAKVIEWLKTEVIDQVSRLFKALWEGSTTRVGDSLASLIMSSYILGRRLGIPYRELDDLLLEKLRKHRQEGHQLEEWYQDISALEEHMRKR; translated from the coding sequence GTGCCGAAGGATCTGGATGTGGCCAAACGTGCCAAGGTAATTGAGTGGTTAAAGACGGAAGTAATTGATCAAGTCTCAAGGTTATTCAAGGCGCTGTGGGAAGGCAGTACCACGCGTGTCGGCGACAGTCTGGCCAGCCTGATTATGAGCTCGTACATCTTGGGGCGCAGACTCGGTATCCCTTACCGCGAGCTGGATGATTTACTGCTGGAGAAGCTGCGAAAGCACAGGCAGGAGGGCCATCAGCTCGAAGAATGGTACCAGGATATATCTGCATTAGAAGAACATATGCGTAAGAGGTGA
- a CDS encoding DUF2232 domain-containing protein produces the protein MKFRWTSVAWSVAYLLLLLSLSTPLLLITTFFMIIPAIVLFTTLSTKQFILHLLPVLLIVGLITPMYILIAAYFLIPALVMGRWYKKRASAISTLIAGMVAILAEFLLILLISTTFLKFNLYDYVYDVLKTYADWLASMGASNPLLSEISISSDQIGQMSWLTIQAIPMTLILSAFVIAVITHSIVRPILNSMEYAVPKLKPAREWRLARSFIWYYLLGVVISLLFGGADSGFMLMVSANLLPLLQIAFKIQTVGFLFFLVHERKWSKIIALLLAIPVIALPGFWIIGVVDLAFPLRELVKKSKR, from the coding sequence TTGAAATTTCGCTGGACATCTGTGGCTTGGAGTGTAGCTTATCTGTTGCTGCTGTTATCCCTATCAACCCCGCTTTTGCTTATTACAACATTCTTTATGATTATTCCGGCCATAGTGCTCTTTACGACCCTTAGCACCAAGCAGTTCATTCTGCATCTGTTACCGGTTCTGCTGATTGTGGGCCTGATTACCCCGATGTATATCCTGATTGCGGCCTATTTCCTGATCCCGGCACTTGTGATGGGACGATGGTACAAGAAGCGTGCTTCAGCGATTTCTACTCTGATTGCCGGTATGGTCGCTATACTAGCTGAATTCCTGCTGATCCTGCTCATCAGTACGACGTTCCTTAAGTTCAACTTGTACGACTATGTCTATGATGTTCTGAAGACCTATGCGGACTGGCTGGCAAGTATGGGGGCAAGCAATCCGCTGCTGTCCGAGATATCCATCTCCTCTGATCAGATTGGCCAGATGAGCTGGCTGACGATCCAGGCGATTCCGATGACGCTGATCCTCAGTGCGTTCGTGATTGCAGTCATTACCCATTCCATTGTCCGCCCTATTCTGAACAGTATGGAATATGCGGTGCCTAAGCTGAAGCCGGCGCGGGAATGGAGACTGGCCAGATCGTTTATCTGGTATTATCTGCTTGGCGTGGTCATCAGCCTGCTGTTCGGCGGTGCCGACAGCGGCTTCATGCTAATGGTCTCGGCCAATCTGCTGCCGTTGCTGCAGATTGCGTTCAAGATCCAGACCGTCGGCTTCCTCTTCTTCCTGGTGCATGAACGGAAGTGGAGCAAGATCATCGCTCTTCTGCTGGCAATCCCTGTTATTGCTCTGCCGGGATTCTGGATTATTGGTGTGGTGGACCTGGCGTTTCCGCTGCGGGAGCTTGTGAAGAAATCGAAACGATAG
- a CDS encoding CBS domain-containing protein, which translates to MNIAFFLLPKQEVACVTMDSTLRQTLERMEFHRYTAVPILNRNGEYAGTVTEGDLLWYMKESGGAVTFENASKFLLKDVPLRMNNLAVSIDADMEDLINLAKVQNFVPVVDDMKRFIGIVRRSQIIEYCEKFVSRQSLESL; encoded by the coding sequence ATGAATATTGCGTTTTTTTTACTTCCGAAGCAGGAGGTCGCATGTGTTACTATGGATTCGACGCTGCGGCAGACGCTGGAACGGATGGAGTTTCACCGCTATACAGCAGTGCCGATCCTGAACCGCAACGGGGAATATGCCGGAACGGTTACAGAAGGGGATTTACTCTGGTATATGAAGGAGTCGGGCGGCGCGGTCACTTTTGAGAATGCTTCCAAATTTCTGCTTAAGGATGTCCCGCTGCGGATGAACAATCTGGCGGTCTCGATTGATGCGGATATGGAAGATCTGATTAATTTGGCCAAGGTCCAAAACTTTGTACCGGTGGTCGACGATATGAAGCGGTTCATCGGCATTGTACGCCGGAGCCAGATTATTGAATACTGCGAGAAATTTGTCTCACGGCAATCGCTCGAATCGTTATAA
- a CDS encoding endonuclease MutS2 has product MNLQSLHTLEYETIKQELLSHAVSYEGRRVVRELQPMIYLPAIHRALEEAQEAKELLERGASVPIPSLEGIEWVLSLLGTGYMYNEQDFTAVSLFLNSCGQLRKYMAAKEQIAPRIAAYGASLQQLNGVRDEIERCIRLGVIDDQASKGLERVRKRLAVAKERLQRKLESIMNRHKSILQESLISMRSGRYVIPVKREYQKQIKGSVLDQSTSGQTVFVEPDEVASLQGEIELLTADEAREEGIILSMLTGLLEQEQAAIRLNIEVTGMYDFIFAKGKVARVMDAGPVALNERGYVRMNGGRHPLLKNMVPVSLELGQGYKSLIVTGPNTGGKTVVLKTLGLLVLMAQSGLLVPVDPGSDFAVFTNVISVIGDGQSLTQSLSTFSAQMKSIEGMLYDAGRGVLLLIDELAAGTDPGEGFALSIAILEELNRKGANIVVTTHFNELKAFAAATAGFENARMEFDKNTLQPLYKLTIGEAGESYALQIAEKLGILHSVIERAKQLVTEQQGHRGGQSPWKDAVRAAQRAKAAEADIMARADRTADADQGDGASQEAHIPVPEFAIGDAVYVSSLGRTGIVYEKKDSRGRVGVMIQKQKLSINHKRLKPYLSKEELYPEDYDFDIIFESKETRKKRKLMRKKHVEGLSIIHPGEEN; this is encoded by the coding sequence GTGAATCTGCAGAGTCTGCACACATTGGAATATGAGACGATTAAGCAGGAATTGTTGAGTCATGCGGTATCTTATGAAGGAAGAAGGGTTGTCAGAGAGCTTCAGCCGATGATCTATCTGCCGGCGATACACCGGGCGCTTGAGGAGGCACAGGAGGCGAAGGAACTGCTGGAGCGCGGAGCCAGTGTGCCGATTCCCTCGCTGGAGGGCATTGAATGGGTGCTGTCACTGCTGGGGACCGGCTATATGTACAATGAGCAGGATTTCACCGCAGTCTCGCTGTTTCTGAACAGCTGCGGGCAGCTCAGGAAGTACATGGCCGCCAAGGAGCAGATAGCGCCGCGTATCGCTGCATACGGAGCATCGCTTCAGCAGCTTAACGGGGTCCGGGACGAGATTGAAAGGTGTATCCGGTTGGGCGTTATCGATGATCAGGCCAGCAAAGGGCTGGAACGGGTCCGCAAACGGCTGGCGGTCGCCAAGGAGCGTCTGCAACGGAAGCTGGAGAGCATCATGAACCGCCACAAGTCCATTTTGCAGGAGAGTCTGATCAGTATGCGCAGCGGGCGCTATGTCATTCCGGTGAAACGGGAGTATCAGAAGCAAATTAAGGGCTCGGTGCTGGACCAATCCACCAGCGGGCAGACAGTATTCGTGGAGCCGGATGAGGTGGCCTCATTACAGGGAGAGATTGAGCTGTTGACTGCTGACGAGGCCCGTGAGGAAGGAATAATCCTGAGTATGCTGACAGGGCTGTTAGAGCAGGAGCAGGCCGCTATCCGTCTGAATATTGAGGTAACGGGTATGTATGACTTTATTTTCGCCAAAGGGAAGGTTGCCCGGGTAATGGATGCGGGGCCAGTCGCGCTGAACGAACGTGGCTATGTGAGAATGAATGGAGGCCGTCACCCGCTGCTGAAGAATATGGTGCCGGTTAGTCTGGAGCTGGGCCAGGGATATAAATCGCTGATCGTAACCGGGCCGAATACTGGCGGCAAGACGGTTGTGCTCAAAACACTGGGTCTGCTCGTACTAATGGCACAGTCCGGCCTGCTGGTACCGGTTGATCCCGGCAGTGACTTCGCTGTCTTCACCAATGTAATAAGCGTTATCGGAGACGGACAGAGCCTGACACAGTCCCTGAGCACCTTCTCGGCGCAGATGAAGAGTATTGAAGGAATGCTCTATGATGCCGGCAGAGGTGTGCTGCTGCTGATTGATGAGCTGGCTGCCGGCACAGACCCCGGTGAAGGGTTCGCGCTGTCGATCGCGATTCTCGAGGAGCTGAACCGGAAGGGAGCTAATATCGTGGTAACGACCCACTTCAATGAGCTGAAGGCCTTCGCGGCGGCAACGGCGGGCTTCGAGAATGCTCGGATGGAGTTCGATAAGAACACGCTGCAGCCGCTGTATAAGCTAACGATTGGCGAAGCTGGCGAGAGCTACGCGCTGCAGATCGCCGAGAAGCTGGGTATTCTACATTCCGTCATTGAGCGGGCCAAACAGCTTGTGACAGAGCAGCAGGGGCACAGAGGCGGCCAAAGCCCGTGGAAGGACGCTGTCAGAGCTGCACAGCGGGCTAAAGCAGCCGAAGCTGACATAATGGCAAGAGCGGATAGAACGGCTGACGCAGATCAGGGAGATGGTGCATCACAGGAGGCGCATATTCCGGTACCTGAATTTGCGATAGGCGACGCTGTCTATGTCAGCTCTCTGGGACGTACGGGGATTGTCTATGAGAAGAAGGACAGCCGGGGAAGGGTCGGAGTGATGATTCAGAAGCAGAAGCTGAGCATTAACCATAAGCGGCTGAAGCCTTATCTGTCCAAGGAGGAGCTGTATCCCGAGGATTATGATTTTGATATTATTTTTGAGAGCAAGGAGACCCGGAAGAAGCGTAAGCTGATGCGGAAAAAGCATGTGGAGGGCCTTAGCATCATCCATCCGGGAGAGGAAAATTAA
- a CDS encoding VOC family protein, translated as MISASPYGKGRQTAQVSILLTLDHEDELRTIYDKLAADGGQVMVELQKTFFGALHGQVSDGKNGITWVMNCFTQLTNGFQM; from the coding sequence ATGATCAGCGCAAGTCCGTACGGTAAAGGCCGTCAGACAGCGCAGGTAAGTATCCTTCTAACGCTGGACCACGAAGATGAACTGCGAACGATCTACGATAAATTGGCTGCGGATGGCGGCCAGGTCATGGTAGAGCTGCAAAAAACCTTCTTCGGTGCGCTTCATGGACAAGTGTCTGACGGTAAAAACGGGATTACTTGGGTGATGAACTGCTTCACCCAATTGACAAACGGATTCCAGATGTAG
- a CDS encoding LCP family protein, whose protein sequence is MMNKLKKIKKRYIALILVLVIVAGGFLFQKPLAVLAFDLFLSDQVEKTLTDKSFVPLENNTTKTPNSVKAEPVALKSDPFSLMLLGTDQRKNETARSDTMMYAVIRPEDYKILLISVPRDTYTEIIGYKDNKKDKITHAYAFGGQQMSKDTLEALLGHDIQYYATINFQGLKDAVDAIGGVPLPIKKDIVNKGKDHEKFTIKANKSNYSGEEALNYTRYREDSDFNRTKRQQVFIDVVANKMLSISQIGNIPELLDIMGDNFKTDIQPSMIISLAKKFMGGKDMDISSFTVMGEGKRMDGIYYDIVNEEDLTKAKALIDNWMNPSTPVDQLIEPGKAGNALEPSATPAVQ, encoded by the coding sequence ATGATGAATAAGCTTAAAAAAATAAAGAAAAGATACATTGCGCTCATTCTGGTACTGGTGATTGTTGCAGGAGGGTTTCTCTTCCAGAAGCCGCTTGCCGTGCTGGCCTTTGACCTCTTTTTGTCCGATCAGGTAGAGAAGACGCTGACGGATAAATCCTTTGTGCCTCTGGAGAATAACACCACCAAGACACCGAATTCCGTTAAGGCTGAACCTGTGGCACTCAAAAGCGATCCGTTCTCTCTGATGCTGCTGGGTACAGATCAGCGGAAGAATGAAACCGCACGCTCAGATACCATGATGTATGCGGTGATCCGGCCGGAGGATTATAAGATTCTGCTAATCTCCGTTCCCCGGGATACCTACACGGAAATTATCGGATACAAGGATAATAAGAAAGATAAAATTACACATGCTTATGCGTTCGGCGGGCAGCAAATGTCCAAGGACACACTTGAAGCGCTCCTCGGCCATGATATTCAATATTATGCCACCATTAACTTTCAGGGGCTGAAGGATGCTGTTGATGCCATTGGCGGTGTGCCGCTTCCGATCAAGAAGGATATTGTCAACAAAGGCAAAGACCATGAGAAATTCACCATTAAAGCCAACAAGTCGAACTACAGCGGCGAAGAGGCGCTTAACTATACCCGCTACCGTGAGGATAGCGACTTCAACCGTACCAAACGTCAACAGGTCTTTATTGATGTCGTAGCGAATAAAATGTTATCGATCAGCCAGATCGGCAATATCCCTGAGCTGCTGGATATCATGGGCGACAATTTCAAAACGGATATTCAGCCCTCAATGATCATCAGTCTGGCTAAGAAGTTTATGGGCGGCAAGGATATGGATATCTCCAGCTTCACGGTGATGGGGGAAGGCAAACGGATGGACGGGATCTATTACGATATAGTGAACGAAGAGGATCTCACTAAAGCCAAGGCCCTGATCGACAACTGGATGAATCCCAGCACACCGGTTGACCAGCTGATTGAACCAGGCAAGGCCGGCAATGCGCTTGAGCCTTCGGCCACACCCGCAGTACAGTAA